TTCTGCCAAGAAATTACCTATTTAAGCAAGAGCAATGATAAGCAAGATAAAGAACAACTTGGGGTCAGATTTTATCAGATGGACATGCACAAATTCTGCAAAAAGTTTACATATTTAAGCAAGACCAGCGATAAGCAAGATAAAGAACAACACGGGATCAGCAAAAATCATGAACAATTTCCAGCGACATCAGGATTAGCTAAAGTTAAGATCATGTCATCTAGCTGAAAGCTAGAAatgatgattattattttcctAATCTTCCCCCAAAAGTAGTAATTACAATAACAACAATGACTTCTACGAAGGGCCAAGGATAAAGGCTAAACAGATATCCCGTAAAGAGATCAAAATTTAGGGGGaaacaaactaaaaattcTTTGGTCCTATAATCATCAAAAACTCCAACGAATGAAAACACAACAGAGATCCTCTAATTctcaatcaacaaaaaaagagagaaaaactCATTATGATCCCGCCGCCTCAAAGAAAAAACCACCGACgagaaaattggaaaaatatcTAGCTGTATCTCCATaataatcatcatcatcatacaCCCATATACCCGTCTCCAAACCTAGAACAAAATCAAAGTCCAACCCAAGTCAAACCCACAAGCACGgagttaagaaaaaaaaaaaaaccggAAAAAAAGGGGAACAGAATCAATCAAAAGATAATCAGATTTCTCGGTATTAACAGAAAGgaaaatgagagagaaaaactaGAAAATTACCTGTTTGATCAAACTAGGAACTGAATTCTTCTTCGTTTCTCGGGGGGTCAAAAGGGAGCACTGCTATTGGCTGATCGGGTTTGTCGGAAAACCCAATTATTCCTCCTTATTTAAATACAGGGTTAATGGCGGTCTCACGTGTTCTGCGCGTGACGCAGATATTGGACCTTCTAGATGCTACCCCAAGAATGGGCCTATAGCCTATAACTTCTATCATTTGATTGGTCTTccatttctttatatttttattttaaaaaattagaataattttttaaaatttatgataattataaatatttttttatcatttaacaGATATTCATTGTGACAgctcattataaaaaaacatttactaaagtatttatcatttttaaaataataaaaaaatatttataattataataaaattcaaaaaaaattattgtaatttatccttttattttacttcatatatatattacgtgtacaaaatatttttttaaataaaataaattatatagcatTTGTACGTGTATcgattgaaaaaataaaatatacaatattattttgtcgTGTGCGTTTGTAGGTCATGAGAAATAGATTTTTGGGTCTgtccatttaattaatttatttaaaagatcttataagttgataattttattattatattggaTTAAATTTACTTGAAAGATGTCAATTAGGTAACTAAATAAATACCATAATATTCTGACATGATGGaggaaatattaaattaaaaagaaataagtaaCATGTGATAGTTATAAAACACAATTAAATAGGAAGCAAAAATGTCAGCTCCATCTGCCATATACCATATGCTTCCTCACATGGGAGGAGCTGACACTGACAGTCCCAATGATATATTAAGAAAGTATtctacttaaatttatttgaaatatcttataaatgtGCATCTTCCGACTCtttttaagaatttgaaaatgctaaatcttattttataaataattttttaaagtatttgaataaatataatgctaaaatttataaaatattagagggTGTGGCgtaataaactttttatattgtaataataaccGAAAAGATCATCAAAGTattcaaacttaaaattatataaatatataattttgcttTGGGAGAAAAAACGTTAATTATATGACAGGTAAAAgtaaagagtaaattacaatcatctcccttaaagtttgatataattacaaatacttcatcattgtttaaaaaattataaataccctctcaATTTTAATGTCTATCTAACAACGACCCGTTCTGTTatgttttcatccaatttttgtgaCAAACTGACcgaaatatttttggattataaattataattttgcatatattttataattttttaaaatattcttatgaactaatattgctctaaattatttatttcacctacctcaatttttttttaaatatttttttttattttttaaaaaaattcaacaagtGTAAAGTAGTGATGTCTACTTCGCCGTTTAGGGACTACATAATTATCTTTCACTTGGgggagatatttgtaatttttcaaataaacaagaaatatttataattataccaaacttcagaaaagaaaattgtaatttatcctaaaagtaaaataccaacaaaattataacTGTGTATTTGTTTAATGAATATTAAGATCATCgggcttataagatgttttaaaaaattgaatgaagtttactttttttttaagacctaatttttttaaaaaatcttataaggTCTGAAAagaaattgtcaaatttcTTACCTCTCCTTcagtaatttcttttcctttgtcTTTTACCTCATTCTATTAAGCCAATTCACAACACAACTGAActcattttcatcataaaagaaatagagcatccacaaaaataaagattgaAGAACAATGCATAAAAATCTTGTAATGTCAAGATCAATTCAAACCTGATTCAAGCACAACCAAATGAATTAGATAGGTTAAGAATAAAGGCATTGGCTTAGCTTGTTTTACTTCATTCCACTAATTGATTCTTGTTTGCAGTACTCTTCATCCTAAATAATACAACAGCCATCTTCAAGACTCAAACTCCTCTAATGCATCTCCACCTGCGCCACCATGTCCATTCAGCAAGAGCAGGCTTTCGACATAGCAACCGACAAGGAACGAGCCTGCAATAGTCTCTTGATTATAGGCAGCTAACTCAAGCCCCTGTAAGGCCACTAAAGCTTCGCCACTCTTCCAAAATGCAACTACATCTTCTATCCAATCCAACACATCAATCCTAATTCATGAGTTACAGAGAATTCTTGGCTCAGCTTCATTCCACCAACTGATTCTTGTTTGCAGTACTCTTCACCCCACAAGCTTATACATCCTAAACAATACAACAGCCATCTTCAAGACTCAAATCCTCAAATGGATCAACATTTGCTCCACCATGTCCTCTCATCAAGAGCAGGCTTTCCACATAATTATCGACATAGAATGAGCGTGTAGTCCCGTAGATTCCAAGCTCCTTAGTCTGCTTAGTCTCTTGATTATAGGCAGCCAACTCAAGCCCCTGCAAAGCCACCAAAGCTTCACCATTCTTCCAAAATGCAACTACTTTTTCTATCCCATTGAACAAATCAATCCTATATAACTTAGTCCATGACTCTTCCGCACCGTACTCCTTCATCATCCAAACATCACATGACTCATTGCCAGCCTCTCTATAGTATTTGAGCACTCCAAGCGATTCCCCTATCAAGGAAATACACAAGTTCGTCACGGGTTCCCTCGCCAACTCAGTTGGCAACTTCATTTCGTCGAAAACTTCATCACCAACCCGAAATGCCAGAATTGAACTACGGGTACTGTCATCATTGGTAGATTCATAGGCGATCCAATGCACAACCCCGTTCAAGAAAGTTTGGCACCACATGAATTCAAGAACTTGAAGCCTAACGTCAACTCTCCTAACCCTTCGCCACCTCCCTGTCTTAAGGGAAAACACCTCAATCTGCGGGGGAAGAATAAAGCCAAAATCGTCGAGTTTCCTACAGTAAACCAACCTCACAACTTTGTAATCATGAGCAGCAACTCCAAATCCCAACACAAAAATGTGTGGTGCTGTCGGATTAATAGTGGGCTTGGGTAAAATCACATGATTTCTAACAGAAGGGTTCCATAAAATAACGGGCTGCGACGGATTCGCGAAGAAATCATCGGACAAGCACACGAGGCCATCGCAAGAGCCCACTATTCTGAAATACCCAATCTGGGATTTGAAAGGAAACCCGAGTTCTGACGAAGATTTCACAGCAAAAGGTCCGCCTTCAGCGACTTCAAGTAGCGAATAGCGTTCTCGCTTGTCGTGTTTATCGTAACGCCTGGCGAGAAGGGTGTGATTTCTAGTGTTTGAGAGGTGCGAAGAGATGAAGCTGGGGCTTGTTATAAGGGCGTGCCATGACTTGCAGACGGCGGTGAAGCGGATTAAGGATTTGACGGGCAGCCTTAGGAGGATTTCGATCAGGAGCTCCGTGGGGAAGTAGTCCGCCATTGTTTTCCTCTGGGATTAGAGAGAGGAAAACCCTATCAAAGAAGCAATTGATAGTAGACAGTAAACACAAAATGCTCGCCCACCAGTCCAAGAGTAGTCGCAACTGGACCTGATCTCACCCCTTTTAAGGGTTTCTTTTTACCAAATACCGAACCGTTCGGTcggtaaaatataataaaattcgaTCCggtttgaatttttgttgaattaattaatttttttaaaagaagagTCTTGTAAATCATTTTAgtttagttttgaaattttaagttattaacttattacttaATACTTATTAATCTAAATACttaatcagtttatttttctcatttgttaaaaaattgcaataatttttcaaattttgggaaatagattattaattatagtgcaaatataattgtatCTTGCATATTGCATTCGGAAATAATtggttgatttaattttaaatttgaaaaatatgtttggcataaataaaattcagttccagaaaatattaaagccttttttaatacataaaaattcaactttattttcttagaaTGAGGCATAGAATTCAGCAAATAGAGGAAAAATCTATGTAATTGAACCACACTCGATACATATTTCATAacttattttgtatttgttgGGATTTCACCTCATAGTGATGAGTCCAAAAAGAAACaactaaattcaatttattacaataattagaGTTATAACCATAGTAACATCAAAATAAAGTGGAAACATAAAAATCagaataaaatcaaagagGCTCAGGAAGCCAAGATCAGGGGAAACGAAGCACACAGCTTCATCCCCGACAACCCATCACTGTTTGCACCAAACCCACCAGGGGATGTGACCACAAAGGTCCTATACCAACTATAGTCTGAACCACTCAGGTTCTCACCAAAAAATCGAACCACTCACAAAGAGAGAAGGGGAAGACAATACCCGTGTTTCTTCCTTACCTTTTTCTAATTctaatcttttttcttctttacaaGCAATATAAATAGAGAAGAAGAATCGAAGATGAGATAGAGGCAGATGGCGATTTGCAAGAAATCGAGGGATGAGAAACGAGGAGAcatgagagagagaagagagagagagagatcggCTCACTTGATAAAATGAGGGGGAAGGAGAATAAATTTAGGGTTAGGGCTTTTAAGAAATCCGGTTAGGGACGGGTCGGGTAGGGTCAGGGCTTGGGTTTGGGCCATCAGGTGGTGGGTCGGGCTTCAGAGCCTACCAATAAAAATTGGTCCTGGGTCAAAATCCAACAAATTCCCCCTCGGATCAAGACCCAAAAGGGAATCTAGTCCAAGAATTGATGTGGCAATCATCATCGCGATTTAtacctgcaaaacaaagatGTTAGCACCACGATTCGAAAGATAATAATGCAATCACTAAGCACAACATAGCACACAATAATTAGCACTAAGCATATATTACATATGCATACAGCAAATaacactaaattatttttgaaccAAGCAAATAGCGATGCTATAAACCCATGGCCACCAAGGCTAAGTCTAACAGCCACCTAGGCACATTCAGCCACTTAGGCTCGACCACCAACATAGGCTCAACAAGCCACTTAGGCACGAATCATAAAGACATTCAATCATATAAGTTCAACCACAAACAGCCAACAAGGCCAAGTCACAAAGACATACTGACACAAAGGCTAAACCACCACCAATGCAAAGTCATAAAGACTTACATCATCCACGAAGAGACATCCTTAATTGACTAAGCATTAATATTACACACAACAGAATGCACATAGCGATCGTTTGCACAAATCCAAAAATCATTCTTCAATAATAATGTACTTAGCAAAAAATTGCACATAGCATTTACAAagcggaaaaaaaaaaataaggattcCCAGGCTAAATCTCAACCAAATACCTGCGACCTTAGGGATTCGGCCAAGTGAAGGATTAGCGGGGGATTAAACCTTGATTTAACAATAAGTTTAACAGTATATAATCAACTAGATTATAACAATATTTCAACAAATGCACTTAGCAGTTTTAAGAATACAAACAGCTGTAAATAAGAGTGCTCGAAGTAGATTTCCCAAACTATTTCGCACAAAGTAGAgataataatttcagaaaaattttcacatcAACCAAATAAATCTAAGAGAATAATACTATACCAGAAATTTTGCACAAAGCAAAAACAGTACTCGAGATAGACTTTAGCATATATCATCATAAATATGCAGATAAAATGTGGCATTTTcagttaaatattttcagcaaatattaacagaaaaattatcaatagtaacaaaaaagttgcagaaaaataaaagaggagAGGTTTAGAGGTTACCGCCACCGAGGAAAATCAGAACTGtgtggctctgataccactgttgaGATTTCACCCCATAGTGATGAGCCCAAAAGAAACAAGCAAATTCAacttattacaataatcagaGTTATAACCataataacattaaaataaagcgaaaacataaaaattagaataaaatcaaagagGATCAGGGAGCCAAGATCAGGGGGAACGTAGCACACAGTCTCATCGCCGACAACCCACCACTAGTTGCACCAAACCCACTAAGGGATGCGACCATAAAAGTCCCAAACCAACTACAGTTTGAACCACTCAGGTTCTCACCAAAAAATCGAACCACTCACAAAGAGAGAAGGGGAAGACAATACCAGTGTTTCTTCCTTACCTTTTTCTAATTCtaatcctttttcttcttctttacaAGCAATATAAATAGAGAAGTAGAATTGAAGATGAGAGAGAGGCAGACGACGATTTGCATGGAACCGAGGGAGAAGAGATGAGAAACGAGGAGGCATGAGAGAGAGATCGACTGACTTGATAAAATGAGGGGGaaggataaataaatttagggCTAGGCCTTTTAAGAAATCGGGTTAGGGACGGGTCGGGTAGGGTTTGGGCCATCAGGTGGTGGGTCGGGCTTCAGAGCCTACCAATAAAAATTGGTCTTGGGCCAAAATCCAACAAATTTTCCCTCGGACCAGGACCCAAAAGGGAACCTAGTCCAAGAACTGA
The nucleotide sequence above comes from Sesamum indicum cultivar Zhongzhi No. 13 linkage group LG11, S_indicum_v1.0, whole genome shotgun sequence. Encoded proteins:
- the LOC105173428 gene encoding F-box protein CPR30, with protein sequence MADYFPTELLIEILLRLPVKSLIRFTAVCKSWHALITSPSFISSHLSNTRNHTLLARRYDKHDKRERYSLLEVAEGGPFAVKSSSELGFPFKSQIGYFRIVGSCDGLVCLSDDFFANPSQPVILWNPSVRNHVILPKPTINPTAPHIFVLGFGVAAHDYKVVRLVYCRKLDDFGFILPPQIEVFSLKTGRWRRVRRVDVRLQVLEFMWCQTFLNGVVHWIAYESTNDDSTRSSILAFRVGDEVFDEMKLPTELAREPVTNLCISLIGESLGVLKYYREAGNESCDVWMMKEYGAEESWTKLYRIDLFNGIEKVVAFWKNGEALVALQGLELAAYNQETKQTKELGIYGTTRSFYVDNYVESLLLMRGHGGANVDPFEDLSLEDGCCIV